The Macrobrachium nipponense isolate FS-2020 chromosome 13, ASM1510439v2, whole genome shotgun sequence genome has a window encoding:
- the LOC135225298 gene encoding glutamate receptor ionotropic, delta-2-like encodes MGLNGRLSVFWESHKICSFQFAISFQGVGAWSPTRSNDRKLSSELFRDVDDTYSDFRGRELTVTANNNNPFFKMKEFDNGTYVPDSGIDISIIDALGGALNFTYRVIKPADGKYGGPLPDGTITGMIGEVARRNAHIAICEITITGLRETVIDFTRPYFMESMTIVSTAPAEKSRAFAAFSPFSSTVWACLIISTIAIGPVLYLETLFLKKFLKRNFGPRHNLLDTSFNLFRSLVAQNNSLSEDYWAHKFTFFGWYLFCFYIVVLYSGTLTAVLVTPAFEKPIDDLTDLPDAVKKGATIAIVGDTSSEMLFKEAKDGIYKEIWQLFNHKDRSQSFLPGDDAGFDRVVSKKVIFLSSQFSSRIIATQRGISKFHLAKQSFYPQGYGLACFSGAPFRGKFNKMISHMTEGGLIMKWADDQVLRAALGGMNTEKLTSGEATPITLKHLQAAFFVLALGYVTAALTTLLEQVEFSQVVALQLSQPPIYRTSVSHLETSIRCIKEVVDGLDNSKSIPDDSIFLQCIM; translated from the exons atgggtctgaatggaagattgtctgtGTTTTGGGAAAGCCATAAAA TCTGCTCGTTTCAATTCGCCATCAGTTTCCAAGGCGTCGGCGCCTGGAGCCCCACCAGGAGCAACGACAGAAAACTGTCCTCTGAGTTATTTCGAGACGTGGATGATACTTATTCCGACTTCAGGGGTCGAGAGCTGACCGTGACGGCAAATAACAACAACCCCTTCTTCAAAATGAAGGAATTCGACAATGGGACATATGTTCCAGATTCTGGAATCGATATCAGCATTATAGACGCTCTTGGTGGTGCCCTTAACTTCAC GTACAGAGTCATAAAACCAGCAGATGGGAAGTATGGCGGTCCTCTTCCTGATGGGACAATCACTGGCATGATTGGCGAAGTTGCGAGAAGAAATGCTCACATCGCCATCTGTGAAATTACTATCACAG GGCTACGAGAAACTGTGATAGACTTCACGAGGCCTTATTTCATGGAATCAATGACGATAGTCTCAACTGCTCCTGCTGAGAAGAGCCGAGCTTTCGCCGCCTTCTCGCCTTTTTCCTCTACG GTCTGGGCGTGTTTGATCATCTCAACCATAGCCATCGGCCCCGTGCTCTATCTGGAGACATTGTTTCTGAAGAAGTTCCTGAAAAGGAACTTTGGCCCACGCCACAACTTACTGGACACTTCGTTCAACCTGTTCAGAAGCCTGGTCGCtcagaataattctctctctgaaGATTACTGGGCTCACAAGTTCACATTCTTTGGCTGGTACTTATTCTGCTTTTACATAGTAG TACTCTACTCTGGGACGCTAACAGCCGTGCTAGTAACCCCGGCCTTTGAGAAACCCATCGATGACCTGACCGATTTACCTGATGCAGTGAAAAAGGGCGCCACTATTGCCATAGTTGGAGATACGAGCTCTGAAATGCTTTTCAAG GAAGCCAAAGACGGCATCTACAAGGAGATCTGGCAACTTTTCAATCACAAAGACAGATCCCAGAGCTTCTTACCTGGGGATGACGCAGGATTTGACAGG GTTGTTTCGAAAAAAGTAATCTTCCTGAGCTCTCAGTTCAGTTCGAGGATCATCGCCACCCAGAGGGGTATCAGCAAGTTCCATTTGGCAAAGCAGTCCTTTTACCCTCAAGGTTACGGCCTCGCTTGCTTTAGTGGCGCTCCCTTCAGGGGGAAGTTCAACAAAAT GATATCGCACATGACGGAGGGCGGCCTCATCATGAAATGGGCTGACGACCAGGTGCTCAGGGCAGCGCTCGGAGGGATGAACACCGAGAAGCTGACCAGTGGGGAAGCCACACCCATCACGCTTAAGCATTTGCAG gCAGCTTTCTTCGTGCTAGCTTTGGGCTACGTGACAGCAGCGTTG ACAACTCTATTAGAGCAAGTAGAATTCTCTCAGGTTGTTGCTCTACAGCTTTCACAGCCTCCCATCTACCGGACCAGCGTGTCTCACTTAGAGACTTCAATTAGGTGTATTAAAGAAGTTGTGGATGGACTGGATAACTCCAAGAGCATTCCTGATGACAGTATTTTCCTGCAATGTATCATGTAG